A part of Roseitalea porphyridii genomic DNA contains:
- the glnT gene encoding type III glutamate--ammonia ligase produces MTQSLTDFAKEHGVKYFLVSFTDLFGAQRAKLVPAAAIGAMEADGAGFAGFAAWLDMTPADPDVLAVPDPASAVALPWKPDVAWVAANCTMEGEIVAHAPRNVLRAQIARATDRGLRVKSGVEAEFFLLGADGSDLSDPADTAVKPCYDQQALMRRYEVVAEICDYMLDLGWQPYQNDHEDANGQFEMNWRFDDALTTADRHSFFKFMVKSVAEKHGFRATFMPKPFQNLTGNGCHAHISVWDAAGETNLFADEAGETGLSDLGRHFLGGIIAHAAALTAISNPTVNSFKRIAAAGTASGATWAPNAISWSGNNRTHMVRVPEGGRFELRLADGAANPYLLQAAIIAAGIEGIDAKADPGERLDFNMYAEPHKAKDVAKLPVNLHDALRLLDGNKALRASLGAEFVDAFVKLKTQEWQTYLSKLTDWERETYLDA; encoded by the coding sequence ATGACCCAGAGCCTGACGGACTTCGCCAAGGAGCATGGGGTGAAATACTTCCTGGTCTCGTTCACCGACCTTTTCGGCGCGCAGCGGGCCAAACTGGTTCCGGCGGCCGCGATCGGCGCGATGGAAGCGGACGGCGCGGGCTTTGCCGGCTTTGCCGCCTGGCTGGACATGACACCGGCCGACCCGGACGTTCTCGCCGTGCCCGATCCCGCTTCGGCGGTGGCTTTGCCCTGGAAGCCGGACGTTGCATGGGTCGCGGCGAACTGCACGATGGAGGGCGAGATCGTCGCCCATGCGCCGCGCAACGTGCTGCGCGCCCAGATCGCGCGGGCCACCGATCGGGGCCTGCGCGTGAAATCGGGCGTCGAAGCGGAGTTCTTCCTGCTCGGCGCGGATGGCTCGGACCTTTCCGATCCGGCCGACACCGCCGTCAAGCCTTGCTACGACCAGCAGGCGCTGATGCGCCGCTACGAGGTCGTCGCCGAGATCTGCGACTATATGCTGGATCTGGGCTGGCAGCCCTATCAGAACGACCATGAGGATGCGAACGGCCAGTTCGAGATGAACTGGCGGTTCGACGACGCGCTCACCACGGCCGACCGGCATTCCTTCTTCAAGTTCATGGTCAAGTCGGTGGCCGAGAAACACGGGTTCCGCGCGACCTTCATGCCCAAACCGTTCCAGAACCTGACCGGGAACGGCTGTCACGCCCATATCTCGGTATGGGATGCCGCCGGTGAGACGAACCTGTTCGCGGACGAAGCCGGCGAGACAGGCCTGTCCGATCTGGGCCGGCACTTTCTGGGCGGCATCATCGCGCACGCCGCCGCACTGACCGCGATCTCCAATCCCACCGTCAATTCGTTCAAGCGGATCGCCGCGGCGGGCACCGCATCGGGGGCGACCTGGGCGCCCAACGCGATCAGCTGGTCGGGCAACAACCGCACCCACATGGTGCGCGTGCCGGAGGGTGGACGCTTCGAACTGCGCCTCGCCGATGGCGCGGCCAACCCCTATCTGTTGCAGGCCGCCATCATCGCCGCTGGCATCGAGGGTATCGACGCCAAGGCCGACCCGGGCGAGCGGCTCGACTTCAACATGTATGCCGAGCCGCACAAGGCCAAGGATGTCGCCAAGCTGCCGGTCAACCTGCACGACGCGCTGCGCCTTCTGGACGGGAACAAGGCCCTGCGCGCGTCGCTGGGGGCGGAGTTCGTCGATGCGTTCGTCAAGCTGAAGACGCAGGAATGGCAGACCTATCTGTCCAAGCTGACCGACTGGGAGCGCGAGACGTATCTCGACGCCTGA
- a CDS encoding helix-turn-helix domain-containing protein translates to MTKARLTQDPHKTRAPSAQPLEVAIGRAVRKFRTQQKLTVAELSRLTGLSIGMLSKIESGSTSPSLTTLQSLSKALRVPLTAFFRGFEQRREFAHTPAGSAVEVERPATRAGHQYKLLGHITSHASGVIVEPYLITLTDQSDTFPSFQHDGIELLYMIEGELDYRHDKQSVRMKPGDTLLFEADAPHGPHNYVRLPARFLSIIAYPIDD, encoded by the coding sequence ATGACCAAAGCCCGACTGACGCAGGACCCGCACAAGACGCGCGCGCCCTCGGCGCAGCCCCTCGAGGTGGCGATCGGCCGCGCCGTGCGGAAGTTCCGGACCCAGCAGAAGCTGACGGTCGCCGAACTGTCCAGACTGACAGGCCTTTCGATCGGCATGTTGTCGAAGATCGAGTCGGGCTCGACCTCGCCGTCCCTGACGACGCTCCAGAGCCTGTCGAAAGCGTTGCGCGTGCCGCTGACAGCGTTCTTTCGCGGCTTCGAGCAGAGGCGCGAATTCGCGCACACGCCGGCGGGGAGCGCCGTCGAAGTGGAGCGGCCGGCAACGCGCGCGGGCCACCAGTACAAGCTGCTCGGCCACATCACGTCCCATGCGAGCGGGGTGATCGTCGAGCCCTACCTGATCACGCTGACCGACCAGAGCGACACCTTTCCGAGCTTTCAGCACGATGGCATCGAACTGCTCTACATGATCGAGGGCGAACTCGATTACCGGCACGACAAGCAATCGGTCCGGATGAAGCCGGGCGACACGCTTCTGTTCGAGGCCGACGCGCCGCACGGACCGCACAATTATGTCCGCCTTCCGGCGCGTTTCCTGTCGATCATCGCCTATCCGATCGACGACTGA
- a CDS encoding Gfo/Idh/MocA family protein: MLQKSPTQATIGVSIIGAGERGIYYIGTRMAEIAADTGFRIVNVHDTLADRARYAAEHLNGVYAAGGFSHTVSPVADLQAAICDPAVDLVVVTTHTDAHRTPVEIAARAGKRVYLDKPIAVTLEDASAILEAEALSGEPVMMGFTRRYERPWIEAVDIARKGRIGDPQMILLRSVIPYTRYLQLWHRNQAKSGGAINDKCSHHFDVLNWIAGSPAVSVSAIGGRSGIFKPDPGAPQRCSECARQCPYRRHHTLVDKFEGVGRVANDSWTHADRIEDRNDNCVYLPGADIDDHAIVSVTYENGMTACLFFTIFGPWAPDQETLEIVGSSGRLRMERHSGEIDLVSAHGHRNETIRFADPDRGSTHFGADLELVRTMRGFMDGDAPPVGPKDGLMSLRMVHAALWSLRNNGQPINPALAMDMVEAA; this comes from the coding sequence GTGCTACAGAAATCTCCCACCCAGGCCACAATCGGGGTCTCGATCATCGGAGCGGGTGAACGCGGCATCTACTATATCGGCACGCGGATGGCCGAGATCGCCGCCGATACCGGCTTCCGGATCGTCAACGTCCACGACACACTGGCGGATCGGGCGCGCTATGCCGCCGAGCATCTGAACGGCGTCTACGCCGCCGGCGGGTTTTCCCACACGGTTTCGCCGGTCGCCGATCTTCAGGCGGCCATCTGCGATCCGGCCGTCGATCTGGTCGTGGTGACGACCCATACCGACGCGCACCGCACGCCCGTCGAGATCGCCGCGCGGGCGGGCAAGCGCGTCTATCTCGACAAACCGATCGCGGTCACGCTCGAGGACGCGAGCGCGATCCTGGAGGCGGAGGCGCTGTCGGGCGAGCCGGTGATGATGGGTTTCACCCGCCGCTACGAACGCCCGTGGATCGAGGCCGTCGACATCGCCCGGAAAGGCCGTATCGGCGATCCGCAGATGATCCTGTTGAGGTCGGTCATTCCCTACACGCGCTACCTGCAGCTGTGGCATCGCAACCAGGCCAAGTCGGGCGGTGCCATCAACGACAAGTGCTCGCACCATTTCGACGTGCTCAACTGGATCGCCGGCAGCCCTGCGGTCTCGGTCTCGGCCATCGGCGGGCGCAGCGGCATCTTCAAGCCCGATCCGGGCGCCCCGCAGCGCTGCAGCGAATGCGCGCGCCAGTGCCCCTATCGCCGCCATCACACGCTGGTCGACAAGTTCGAGGGCGTCGGCCGGGTCGCAAACGACAGCTGGACCCATGCCGACCGCATCGAGGACCGCAACGACAATTGCGTCTATCTGCCCGGCGCCGACATCGACGATCACGCCATCGTTTCGGTAACCTACGAGAACGGCATGACGGCGTGCCTGTTTTTCACCATCTTCGGTCCCTGGGCGCCCGATCAGGAAACGCTGGAGATCGTCGGCTCGTCCGGCCGGCTCCGCATGGAGCGCCATTCCGGCGAGATTGACCTCGTCTCCGCGCACGGTCACAGGAACGAGACGATCCGTTTCGCCGATCCCGATCGCGGGTCGACCCATTTCGGTGCCGACCTCGAACTGGTTCGCACAATGCGCGGCTTCATGGATGGCGACGCTCCGCCGGTCGGGCCGAAAGACGGGCTGATGTCGCTGCGCATGGTGCATGCCGCCCTTTGGTCGCTGCGCAACAACGGACAGCCGATCAATCCGGCGCTGGCCATGGACATGGTGGAGGCCGCCTGA
- a CDS encoding FMN-binding glutamate synthase family protein: MSQARPKVRTEPVQSATFSKAVNAEIRRAAETGIYDIRGGGSKRRVPHFDDLLFLGASISRYPLEGYREKCATNVTLGTRFAKTPIELAIPITIAGMSFGALSAQAKEALGRGATIAGTSTTTGDGGMTEEERGHSKTLVYQYLPSRYGMNPDDLRRADAIEVVVGQGAKPGGGGMLLGQKITDRVAEMRDLPKGIDQRSACRHPDWTGPDDLEIKILELREITGWEKPIYIKVGGARPYFDTALAVKAGADVVVLDGMQGGTAATQDVFIEHVGQPTLACIRPAVRALQELGMHRKVQLVVSGGIRTGADVAKALALGADAVSIGTAAMVALGDNDPRYEDEYRALGTTAGAYDDWHEGQDPAGISTQDAELAARLDPVLGGRRLANYLGVMTLEAQTIARACGKSHVHNLEPEDLCALTIEAAAMARVPLAGTDWIPGQTPI, encoded by the coding sequence ATGAGCCAGGCCCGTCCCAAAGTCCGCACCGAGCCCGTCCAGTCGGCGACATTCTCCAAGGCGGTGAACGCGGAGATCCGCCGCGCGGCCGAAACAGGCATTTATGACATTCGCGGCGGCGGATCGAAGCGGCGCGTGCCGCATTTCGACGACCTGCTGTTCCTCGGCGCATCGATCTCCCGCTATCCCCTGGAAGGGTATCGCGAAAAGTGCGCAACGAACGTGACGCTCGGTACGCGCTTCGCCAAGACGCCGATCGAACTGGCGATCCCGATCACCATCGCGGGCATGAGCTTCGGCGCCCTTTCGGCCCAGGCCAAGGAGGCGCTGGGACGCGGCGCGACGATCGCGGGAACGTCGACGACGACCGGCGATGGCGGCATGACCGAGGAGGAGCGCGGCCATTCGAAGACGCTGGTCTACCAGTATCTGCCGTCCCGCTATGGCATGAACCCGGACGACCTGCGCCGCGCCGATGCGATCGAGGTGGTCGTCGGCCAGGGCGCAAAGCCGGGCGGCGGGGGCATGCTGCTCGGCCAGAAGATCACCGACCGGGTCGCCGAGATGCGCGACCTGCCCAAGGGGATCGACCAGCGCTCGGCCTGCCGGCATCCGGACTGGACCGGGCCGGACGATCTGGAGATCAAGATCCTCGAACTGCGCGAGATCACGGGCTGGGAGAAGCCGATCTACATCAAGGTCGGCGGCGCGCGCCCCTATTTCGACACCGCGCTTGCGGTCAAGGCGGGGGCGGACGTCGTCGTGCTGGACGGAATGCAGGGCGGCACGGCGGCGACGCAGGATGTCTTCATCGAGCATGTCGGCCAGCCGACGCTGGCCTGCATCAGGCCCGCGGTCCGGGCGCTGCAGGAACTGGGGATGCACCGCAAGGTCCAGCTTGTCGTCTCCGGCGGCATCCGCACCGGCGCCGATGTGGCCAAGGCGCTGGCGCTGGGGGCCGACGCGGTCTCGATCGGCACCGCCGCGATGGTCGCGCTTGGCGACAACGATCCCAGATACGAGGACGAGTACCGCGCGCTCGGCACGACCGCCGGCGCCTATGACGACTGGCACGAGGGACAGGATCCCGCTGGCATATCGACGCAGGATGCAGAGCTTGCCGCACGGCTCGATCCGGTGCTGGGCGGCCGGCGGCTGGCCAACTATCTGGGGGTCATGACGCTCGAGGCACAGACCATCGCGCGCGCCTGCGGCAAGAGCCATGTCCACAATCTCGAACCGGAGGATCTGTGCGCGCTGACCATAGAGGCGGCCGCCATGGCCCGGGTGCCGCTCGCCGGCACCGACTGGATTCCGGGACAGACGCCGATTTGA
- a CDS encoding GntR family transcriptional regulator, which produces MRQNTLDKIDRIRARLEEQIAEASPGDRLPTVKALMRQHRTAQRTVEAALRPLLEAGRLQARPGVGLVVPGAEAAMEEDAWEGDLLVLYRISESRLARSVLLEMEQRLKLRGRTVLQIGYSSEAQALDLLARMGRFKACLIQIHFEIVSIDFLAALQRHARAIIVDGVSAVGINADAIGTNWREALSIAFRTLQAHGHTRIGFLTSGHEARQIAMARREFQMLSGWLPEADANWLIELDTLPGATQIADITAALGPLRDDNGRLPFTALIAWGIVEGFVLERALTDLGQSIGEELSVLLLGSTDFPSEHVRRFDVIGNSQREKLDTFERVIIDRIDDRGDASRVHYLPISHVVHGSIVRLDPD; this is translated from the coding sequence ATGCGGCAGAACACGCTCGACAAGATCGACAGGATCCGCGCCCGGCTGGAAGAGCAGATCGCCGAGGCCAGTCCGGGGGACCGGCTGCCGACGGTCAAGGCGCTGATGCGTCAGCACCGGACGGCGCAACGCACGGTCGAAGCGGCATTGCGGCCGCTGCTGGAAGCCGGTCGCCTGCAGGCCAGGCCCGGTGTCGGCCTCGTCGTGCCGGGCGCGGAGGCCGCCATGGAGGAAGACGCCTGGGAGGGCGATCTTCTGGTCCTCTACCGGATCTCCGAGAGCCGGCTTGCCCGGTCGGTCCTGTTGGAGATGGAGCAGCGTCTGAAGCTGCGCGGCCGCACCGTCCTGCAGATCGGCTATTCGAGTGAAGCCCAGGCGCTCGACCTGCTCGCCCGGATGGGTCGGTTCAAGGCGTGCCTGATCCAGATCCATTTCGAGATCGTCTCGATCGACTTTCTTGCCGCCCTGCAGAGACACGCCCGAGCGATCATCGTCGACGGCGTTTCGGCCGTCGGCATCAATGCCGATGCCATCGGCACGAACTGGCGCGAGGCGCTGTCGATCGCGTTCCGTACGCTGCAGGCCCATGGCCATACGCGAATCGGCTTCCTCACCTCCGGACACGAGGCGCGCCAGATCGCCATGGCGCGGCGCGAGTTCCAGATGCTGTCGGGCTGGCTGCCCGAGGCCGACGCGAACTGGCTGATCGAACTGGACACGCTGCCCGGCGCGACGCAGATCGCCGACATCACCGCGGCGCTCGGCCCGCTGCGCGACGATAACGGCCGGCTGCCCTTCACCGCGCTGATCGCGTGGGGCATCGTCGAGGGCTTCGTGCTCGAGCGCGCGCTCACCGATCTCGGCCAGAGCATCGGTGAGGAACTCAGCGTCCTGCTTCTGGGAAGCACCGATTTTCCGTCCGAGCACGTGCGCCGCTTCGACGTCATCGGCAACTCCCAGCGCGAGAAACTCGACACGTTCGAGCGCGTCATCATCGATCGGATCGACGACCGCGGCGACGCGTCGCGCGTCCATTATCTGCCGATCAGCCATGTCGTGCATGGCAGTATCGTGCGGCTCGACCCGGATTGA
- a CDS encoding class II glutamine amidotransferase, protein MCGIVGLFAKDKRLEPQLGALLSDMLITMSDRGPDSAGVAVYGHGHDGRAKITLQNGDPDADLDALVAALRHATGETIAATRRGTHAVLELGAGAVNAARRILIDRFAEWRVMSTGGAIEIYKEVGLPARVVEAFDVPGMTGTHGIGHTRMATESAVTTHGAHPFSTGADECLVHNGSLSNHNNIRRDLARKGLTFETENDSEVAAAYLTDRMNDGADLGQALECALRDLDGFFTFVVGTRDGFGVLRDPIACKPAVMAETDRFVAFGSEYRALVDLPGIEGARVWEPEPATVYFWRH, encoded by the coding sequence ATGTGCGGGATCGTGGGCCTTTTTGCCAAGGACAAGCGCCTCGAGCCCCAGCTCGGCGCGCTTCTCTCGGACATGTTGATCACCATGAGCGACCGTGGTCCCGACAGCGCCGGTGTTGCCGTCTATGGCCACGGCCATGATGGCCGCGCGAAGATCACCCTTCAGAACGGCGACCCCGATGCCGATCTCGACGCGCTGGTGGCGGCTTTGCGCCATGCCACCGGCGAAACGATCGCGGCCACGCGGCGCGGCACGCACGCCGTGCTCGAGCTTGGCGCCGGGGCGGTGAATGCGGCACGCCGCATACTGATCGACCGGTTTGCGGAGTGGCGCGTGATGAGCACCGGCGGCGCGATCGAGATCTACAAGGAAGTCGGTCTGCCGGCCCGGGTGGTCGAGGCTTTCGACGTGCCCGGCATGACCGGGACCCATGGCATCGGACATACCCGCATGGCCACCGAATCCGCGGTGACGACGCATGGGGCGCATCCGTTCTCGACCGGCGCCGATGAGTGCCTGGTGCACAATGGTTCGCTGTCCAACCACAACAACATTCGCCGCGACCTGGCCCGCAAGGGTCTGACGTTCGAGACCGAGAACGACAGCGAGGTCGCCGCGGCCTATCTGACCGACCGGATGAACGACGGCGCCGATCTCGGCCAGGCGCTCGAATGTGCGCTGCGCGACCTCGACGGTTTCTTCACGTTCGTCGTCGGCACGCGCGACGGGTTCGGCGTGTTGCGCGACCCGATCGCCTGCAAGCCAGCCGTGATGGCGGAGACAGACAGGTTTGTCGCTTTCGGTTCGGAGTACCGGGCGCTGGTCGACCTGCCTGGCATCGAGGGCGCGCGGGTGTGGGAACCCGAGCCCGCCACGGTCTACTTCTGGAGGCACTAG
- a CDS encoding GXGXG domain-containing protein, with protein MTAELLDLAQTPLRDINAALQAQARGGNRTRWEIANPRGSHALAVGLDAPIEVTIRGSTGYYCGGMNKQATVRIAGSAGPGVAENMMSGRVIVDGDASQYAGATGRGGLLVVNGNAASRCGISMKGIDIVVRGNIGHSSAFMAQKGNLVVLGDAGEGLGDSIYEARLFVRGTVSSLGADCTEKEMRPEHLALLDRLLKDAGMDDARPDQFRRYGSARTLYNFNIDNASAY; from the coding sequence GTGACCGCCGAGCTGCTCGATCTTGCGCAAACGCCGCTGCGCGACATCAACGCCGCCCTGCAGGCGCAGGCGCGCGGCGGAAACCGGACCCGATGGGAGATCGCCAATCCCCGCGGCTCTCATGCGCTGGCCGTCGGGCTTGACGCGCCGATCGAGGTCACGATCAGGGGGTCGACCGGTTATTATTGTGGCGGCATGAACAAGCAGGCGACCGTGCGCATCGCCGGTTCGGCTGGGCCGGGCGTGGCCGAGAACATGATGTCGGGAAGAGTGATCGTCGACGGCGATGCCAGCCAGTATGCCGGCGCCACCGGGCGCGGTGGCCTTCTGGTCGTCAACGGCAATGCAGCGTCGCGCTGCGGTATCTCGATGAAGGGCATCGACATCGTGGTGCGTGGCAATATCGGGCACAGTTCCGCGTTCATGGCGCAGAAGGGCAATCTGGTCGTGCTCGGCGACGCGGGCGAGGGACTGGGCGATTCCATCTACGAGGCACGGCTGTTCGTGCGCGGCACCGTCAGCAGCCTCGGCGCCGACTGCACCGAAAAGGAAATGCGCCCCGAACATCTGGCGCTTCTGGATCGGCTCCTCAAGGACGCCGGCATGGATGATGCCCGGCCCGATCAGTTCCGCCGCTACGGTTCGGCGCGCACGCTCTACAATTTCAACATAGACAACGCGTCGGCCTATTGA